From Rhodovastum atsumiense, a single genomic window includes:
- the purD gene encoding phosphoribosylamine--glycine ligase: MRVLVVGSGGREHALCWALAGSPLLTKLWCAPGNAGTAEFAENVPIGVLDIAALVRFAKEQQVDLVVPGPEAPLVAGLADALGLEGIACCGPSAAAARIEGSKSFTKELCDAAAIPTALWERFDDAEAARAFVRLRGAPIVVKADGLAAGKGVVVAASVAEAEAAIAAFMEEGSLGEAGRSVVIEECLVGEEVSLFALCDGTHAIPLGAAQDHKRVGDGDTGPNTGGMGAYSPPPALPPALEAAAMERIIRPALAELAAQGTPFRGILFAGLMLTADGPKLIEFNARFGDPECQTLLLRLKSDLLAALQAACDGELADFDLRWHDQAAIAVVMAARGYPGEPVKGTEIRGIERAAAVPGVRVFHAGTQRLDGKLVASGGRVLTICATGADLRAARDAAYEAVAALDWPEGFCRRDIGWRALPA, from the coding sequence ATGCGCGTGCTGGTGGTTGGATCGGGCGGGCGGGAACATGCGCTCTGCTGGGCGCTGGCCGGCAGTCCGCTGCTGACGAAGCTGTGGTGCGCGCCCGGCAATGCCGGCACCGCCGAGTTCGCCGAGAACGTCCCGATCGGCGTGCTCGACATCGCCGCCCTGGTGCGATTCGCCAAAGAGCAGCAGGTCGATCTCGTGGTGCCTGGCCCGGAAGCGCCGCTGGTGGCCGGGCTTGCCGACGCGCTCGGCCTGGAAGGCATCGCCTGCTGTGGCCCCTCGGCCGCCGCCGCCCGCATCGAGGGCAGCAAGAGCTTCACCAAGGAGCTCTGCGACGCCGCCGCCATCCCGACGGCGCTGTGGGAGCGCTTCGACGACGCCGAGGCCGCCCGCGCCTTCGTGCGGCTGCGCGGCGCGCCGATCGTGGTGAAGGCCGACGGGCTCGCCGCCGGCAAGGGCGTGGTGGTGGCGGCAAGCGTGGCCGAGGCCGAAGCCGCCATCGCCGCCTTCATGGAGGAAGGCTCGCTGGGCGAGGCCGGCCGCTCGGTGGTGATCGAGGAATGCCTGGTCGGCGAGGAGGTCAGCCTGTTCGCCCTGTGCGACGGTACCCACGCGATTCCGCTCGGCGCGGCGCAGGACCACAAGCGGGTGGGGGATGGCGATACCGGCCCCAATACCGGCGGCATGGGCGCCTATTCACCGCCGCCCGCGCTGCCGCCGGCGCTGGAAGCGGCGGCGATGGAACGCATCATCCGCCCCGCGCTGGCCGAACTCGCCGCCCAGGGCACGCCGTTCCGTGGCATCCTGTTCGCCGGGCTGATGCTCACCGCCGACGGGCCCAAGCTGATCGAGTTCAACGCCCGCTTCGGCGATCCGGAATGCCAGACCCTGCTGCTGCGGCTGAAATCGGACCTGCTGGCGGCGCTGCAGGCCGCCTGTGACGGGGAACTCGCCGATTTCGACCTGCGCTGGCACGACCAGGCCGCGATCGCAGTGGTGATGGCCGCGCGCGGCTATCCCGGCGAGCCGGTGAAGGGCACCGAGATCCGGGGCATCGAGCGCGCCGCCGCGGTGCCGGGGGTGCGGGTGTTCCACGCCGGTACGCAGCGCCTGGACGGCAAGCTGGTCGCCAGCGGCGGGCGGGTGCTGACGATCTGCGCCACCGGGGCGGATCTGCGGGCGGCGCGCGATGCGGCGTACGAAGCGGTGGCGGCGCTCGACTGGCCGGAAGGGTTCTGCCGGCGCGACATCGGCTGGCGCGC